A portion of the Streptococcus urinalis 2285-97 genome contains these proteins:
- the pepV gene encoding dipeptidase PepV translates to MTIDFKAEVAKRQDDLLEDLKSILRINSERDASKADKEHPFGPGPVKALEHFLEMAKRDGYQTRNIENYAGDFEFGQGDEVLGIFGHLDVVPAGSGWDTDPYEPVIKDNKIYARGSSDDKGPTLACYYALKIIKELELPVSKKVRFIVGTDEESGWGDMDYYFAHNGLKDPDFGFSPDAEFPIINGEKGNITEYLHFEGKNEGQYTLVSFKGGLRENMVPESATAVIKAQIELKELQEALTDFCNQNHLTSEVNFENDQFTITINGKSAHGSTPEEGINGATFLAKFLSQFAFSGPAKQYLNTAGNLIHEDFAGKNLGVAYEDAKMGALSMNAGVFQFDKESNDNTIALNFRYPQGTDADTIKSGLEKINGLTKVTLSQHEHTPHYVPMEDELVKTLLSVYEKQTGLEGHEQIIGGGTFGRLLKRGVAFGAMFPGDENTMHQANEYMPLDNIFRSAAIYAEAIYELIK, encoded by the coding sequence ATGACAATTGATTTTAAAGCAGAAGTAGCCAAAAGACAAGATGATTTACTTGAAGATTTAAAAAGTATTTTACGTATTAATTCTGAAAGAGATGCTTCAAAAGCAGATAAAGAACATCCTTTTGGACCTGGTCCAGTGAAAGCATTAGAACATTTCCTAGAGATGGCAAAAAGAGATGGCTATCAAACACGAAATATTGAAAATTATGCTGGTGATTTTGAATTTGGTCAAGGTGATGAAGTTCTAGGTATTTTTGGGCATTTAGATGTTGTTCCTGCAGGAAGTGGTTGGGATACAGATCCTTACGAACCCGTAATCAAAGATAATAAAATTTATGCTCGAGGTTCATCTGATGATAAAGGACCAACTTTAGCCTGCTACTATGCTTTGAAAATCATCAAAGAATTAGAATTGCCTGTCTCTAAAAAAGTAAGATTCATTGTTGGAACAGATGAAGAATCTGGATGGGGTGATATGGACTATTATTTTGCACATAATGGTCTAAAAGATCCAGATTTTGGTTTCTCACCAGATGCAGAATTTCCAATTATTAATGGTGAAAAAGGTAATATTACAGAGTACTTACACTTTGAAGGTAAAAATGAAGGTCAATATACATTAGTATCATTTAAAGGTGGTCTTCGTGAAAATATGGTTCCAGAATCTGCAACAGCAGTAATTAAGGCTCAGATTGAATTAAAAGAGTTACAAGAAGCACTAACAGATTTTTGTAATCAAAACCATTTGACTAGTGAAGTCAATTTTGAAAATGATCAATTTACCATTACAATCAATGGGAAATCAGCACATGGTTCAACACCAGAAGAAGGTATCAATGGTGCCACTTTCTTAGCTAAGTTCTTAAGTCAATTTGCTTTTAGTGGACCAGCAAAACAATATCTTAACACTGCTGGAAATCTTATTCATGAAGACTTTGCTGGTAAAAACTTAGGTGTCGCTTATGAAGATGCGAAAATGGGTGCATTAAGCATGAATGCTGGGGTATTCCAATTTGACAAAGAGTCTAATGATAATACCATTGCATTGAATTTCAGATATCCTCAAGGTACAGATGCAGATACAATTAAATCAGGTTTGGAAAAGATTAATGGATTAACAAAAGTAACCCTTTCTCAACATGAACACACACCGCATTATGTGCCTATGGAAGATGAACTGGTTAAAACATTACTGTCTGTTTATGAAAAACAAACTGGTTTAGAAGGCCACGAACAAATCATTGGTGGTGGCACATTTGGTCGACTATTAAAACGTGGAGTTGCTTTTGGAGCGATGTTCCCAGGAGATGAGAACACAATGCATCAAGCCAATGAATACATGCCACTTGATAATATCTTCCGTTCAGCAGCTATTTATGCAGAAGCTATTTATGAACTAATCAAATAA
- the uvrC gene encoding excinuclease ABC subunit UvrC, with amino-acid sequence MNELIKHKLELLPDSPGCYLHKDKNGKIIYVGKAKNLKNRVRSYFRGSHDTKTELLVSEIEDFEFIVTSSNTEALLLEINLIQKNMPKYNIRLKDDKSYPFIKITTKEHYPRLFITRQIKKDGNMYFGPYPDVYAANDIKKLLDRIFPFKKCTNPANKVCFYYHLGQCKAHTICHVDHDYFVNMAQDVKHFLNGHDNHIINELKEKMYKASEEMAFERASEYRDLLEAISTLRTKQRVMSQDMSDRDIFGYAVDKGWMCVQVFFVRQGKLIQRDVNLFPYYNEAEEDFLTYVGQFYQDPKHFIPKEIFIPSDIDASLMSALVSSKIVKPQRGEKKQLVALATKNARVSLQQKFDLLEKDIAKTEGAIDQLGQFLDIEKPVRIEAFDNSNIQGTSPVAAMVVFENGKPNKKEYRKYKIKTVIGPDDYASMREVLHRRYSRVINDQLTPPDLIIIDGGLGQVNIAKDVIHKQLGLSIPIAGLQKNDKHQTHELLFGDPLEVVELARNSQAFFLLHRIQDEVHRFAITFHRQVRSKNSFSSKLDGIDGLGPKRKQALMRHYKSIPAIQAASIEDIKALGIPEKVGQKVLTVLNHKTTEIKE; translated from the coding sequence ATGAACGAACTGATAAAACATAAGTTAGAGCTACTTCCAGATAGTCCTGGTTGTTATCTTCATAAAGATAAAAACGGCAAGATTATCTATGTTGGAAAAGCCAAAAATTTAAAGAATAGGGTAAGAAGTTATTTTAGAGGAAGCCATGATACCAAAACAGAATTATTAGTATCAGAAATCGAAGATTTTGAATTCATTGTGACAAGTTCTAATACAGAAGCACTGTTATTAGAAATTAACCTGATTCAAAAAAATATGCCTAAGTATAATATTAGGCTAAAAGATGATAAGTCTTACCCCTTTATCAAAATCACAACGAAAGAACATTATCCAAGACTTTTTATCACTAGACAAATCAAAAAAGATGGCAACATGTATTTTGGACCTTATCCAGATGTTTATGCTGCCAATGATATTAAAAAACTACTAGACCGTATCTTTCCATTTAAAAAGTGTACAAATCCTGCAAATAAAGTGTGTTTCTATTATCATTTAGGACAATGTAAAGCACACACTATTTGTCATGTGGATCATGATTATTTTGTCAATATGGCTCAAGATGTTAAACATTTTTTAAATGGGCATGATAATCATATTATCAATGAATTAAAAGAAAAAATGTATAAAGCTTCTGAAGAAATGGCCTTTGAGCGCGCTTCTGAATACAGAGACTTATTAGAAGCCATCTCAACTTTAAGAACCAAACAACGAGTGATGAGTCAAGATATGAGTGACCGTGATATCTTCGGTTATGCAGTTGATAAGGGTTGGATGTGTGTTCAAGTCTTTTTTGTCAGACAAGGTAAGCTGATTCAAAGAGATGTCAATTTATTTCCATATTATAATGAAGCAGAAGAAGACTTTCTAACTTACGTTGGACAGTTTTATCAAGATCCAAAGCATTTTATTCCAAAAGAAATATTTATTCCAAGTGATATTGATGCATCCTTAATGAGTGCACTTGTTAGCAGTAAAATTGTAAAACCACAGAGAGGGGAAAAGAAACAATTGGTTGCGCTGGCTACTAAAAATGCTAGAGTTAGTTTGCAACAAAAATTTGATCTCCTTGAAAAAGATATAGCCAAAACAGAAGGTGCCATTGATCAGCTTGGGCAATTCCTAGACATTGAAAAACCGGTTAGAATTGAAGCTTTCGATAACTCCAATATACAAGGGACAAGTCCAGTCGCTGCTATGGTAGTCTTTGAAAATGGGAAACCCAATAAAAAAGAATATCGCAAATATAAAATAAAAACAGTTATCGGACCAGATGATTATGCTAGTATGCGAGAAGTCCTTCATCGGAGGTATAGCAGAGTCATCAATGACCAATTGACACCGCCTGATTTAATTATCATTGATGGTGGACTTGGTCAAGTTAATATTGCAAAAGATGTTATCCATAAACAATTAGGCTTGTCCATTCCTATTGCCGGGCTTCAAAAGAATGACAAACACCAAACTCATGAGTTATTATTTGGAGACCCATTAGAAGTTGTCGAATTAGCTAGAAATTCACAAGCATTCTTTTTGCTTCATCGTATTCAAGATGAGGTCCATCGCTTTGCCATTACCTTTCATAGACAAGTAAGAAGTAAAAATTCATTTAGTTCAAAATTGGATGGTATTGATGGTTTAGGACCAAAACGCAAGCAAGCCTTAATGCGACATTACAAATCGATACCTGCCATTCAAGCTGCAAGTATTGAAGATATTAAAGCTTTAGGTATTCCAGAAAAAGTAGGTCAAAAGGTTCTTACGGTATTAAATCATAAAACAACTGAAATAAAGGAGTAA
- a CDS encoding MFS transporter encodes MFQFLLLIIYLAFISLGLPDGLLGSAWPAIRGDLNLPISYMGIITIIISVGTIISSLQSDRLNKTFGTGKVTAYSVALTAFALFGFAISHHFVLLCLFAIPYGLGAGSVDAALNNYVALHYSSKHMSWLHCMWGIGASAGPYVMSFALGFTNKWQIGYLLVGLIQLVLTILLFSTLSQWHNDQHEETDTQNSQSLLLKSVLSINGAKEIMICFFCYCALESTTGFWVSSYLVSQHGLNITKAAGLASLFYLGITIGRAINGFLAMTFNDSQLIRLGQILIFIGILGLFIPIDFTSLVSVSIILIGLGCAPIYPCIIHSTPDHFGKDKSQAIIGVQMASAYLGTTLMPPLFGILGKAISLSIFPYYLGFILILMIVMHEKVIKIHVKKN; translated from the coding sequence ATGTTTCAGTTTTTATTACTCATTATCTATTTAGCTTTTATCAGTTTGGGTTTGCCAGATGGTTTGCTTGGTTCTGCTTGGCCTGCTATAAGAGGTGACTTAAATCTTCCAATTTCTTATATGGGGATTATCACAATAATTATCTCAGTTGGAACAATTATTTCAAGCTTACAAAGTGATAGACTGAATAAAACTTTTGGAACAGGTAAAGTGACAGCATACAGTGTAGCACTCACAGCTTTTGCCTTATTTGGTTTTGCTATCAGCCATCATTTTGTCTTGTTATGTCTTTTTGCCATACCTTATGGATTAGGAGCTGGTAGTGTTGATGCAGCATTAAACAATTATGTCGCTCTTCATTATTCTAGTAAACATATGAGTTGGTTGCATTGCATGTGGGGTATTGGTGCATCTGCAGGACCATATGTCATGAGTTTTGCTTTAGGATTCACAAATAAATGGCAAATTGGCTATCTTTTGGTTGGATTGATTCAACTCGTGTTGACCATTTTACTGTTTTCCACTCTTTCACAATGGCATAATGATCAACATGAAGAGACAGATACTCAAAACTCACAGTCACTGTTATTAAAATCAGTCCTATCTATTAATGGTGCTAAAGAAATAATGATTTGTTTCTTTTGTTACTGTGCCTTAGAATCAACAACAGGTTTCTGGGTGAGTAGTTACCTTGTTAGTCAGCATGGCTTAAATATTACAAAAGCGGCAGGTCTAGCCAGTTTATTTTATCTAGGAATTACAATTGGCAGAGCTATCAATGGTTTTTTAGCCATGACTTTTAATGATTCACAATTAATTAGACTGGGTCAAATTTTAATATTTATTGGCATTCTCGGACTTTTCATACCAATAGATTTCACATCACTTGTTAGTGTTTCCATAATATTGATTGGTTTAGGCTGTGCTCCCATCTATCCTTGTATTATACATTCAACGCCTGATCATTTTGGAAAAGATAAATCTCAAGCAATTATTGGGGTTCAAATGGCAAGTGCTTATCTGGGAACAACATTGATGCCTCCATTGTTTGGGATTCTTGGGAAGGCTATTTCATTAAGTATTTTTCCATATTATTTAGGATTTATTCTTATTCTAATGATTGTTATGCATGAAAAGGTGATTAAAATACATGTTAAAAAGAACTAG
- a CDS encoding ROK family protein, translating to MSKLGTGQMRLDNYRKVIEVIQQDNIVDKKQVAEKTNLTVATVGTILNVFREKEIIKEKSKRLNQKGRPTVQYQLNPDFFHYLNLIFYKKESENFLAIEVHNAKSDCLFQDEQKMTELDESTLKTKLLPILKDDPDIQLIVVGLPALISEDSVIESDISAFKGKSIKTWFEALFNLPIIVKNDMNLCALGYYEQLDSKEDISYMWLPEHDGPGCGTVINGKLLEGRNQIAGEVIYLPFFNFLKSQNVTYTEDIIAKTIVSLSALMNPSQVVLVSQQLHQKDLIKIKSICHQYLPANFMPQLFLKKEYLNDYFKGMAVTATHFYWMQFAF from the coding sequence TTGAGTAAGCTTGGAACAGGACAAATGAGACTTGACAATTATCGAAAGGTAATTGAAGTGATTCAACAAGATAATATTGTGGATAAAAAACAGGTTGCTGAAAAAACCAATTTGACTGTTGCCACTGTCGGGACTATTTTGAATGTCTTTCGTGAAAAAGAAATTATCAAAGAAAAAAGTAAACGGCTTAATCAAAAAGGACGTCCAACAGTTCAATACCAACTAAATCCAGATTTTTTTCATTACCTGAATTTAATTTTTTATAAAAAAGAATCCGAAAATTTTCTCGCTATTGAAGTTCACAATGCAAAATCAGACTGTTTGTTCCAAGATGAACAAAAAATGACTGAGTTAGATGAATCAACACTTAAAACGAAACTGCTACCTATTTTGAAGGATGATCCAGACATTCAACTGATTGTTGTTGGTTTACCAGCTCTCATCTCTGAAGATAGCGTTATCGAATCTGATATTAGTGCTTTTAAAGGGAAATCTATTAAGACATGGTTTGAAGCCTTATTTAATCTTCCGATTATTGTCAAAAATGATATGAATTTATGTGCACTTGGTTATTACGAACAGCTTGATTCAAAAGAAGATATTTCCTATATGTGGTTACCAGAACATGATGGTCCGGGTTGTGGTACAGTGATCAACGGCAAATTATTAGAAGGTCGTAATCAAATTGCAGGAGAAGTTATTTACCTACCCTTTTTTAACTTCTTAAAAAGTCAAAATGTTACCTATACTGAAGATATTATTGCTAAAACCATTGTCAGCTTGTCAGCTTTAATGAATCCAAGCCAAGTTGTTTTAGTGAGTCAGCAATTACATCAAAAGGATCTGATTAAGATAAAATCAATTTGTCATCAGTATTTACCAGCAAACTTTATGCCTCAACTGTTTTTAAAAAAAGAATATCTAAATGATTATTTTAAAGGCATGGCTGTTACAGCAACTCATTTTTATTGGATGCAGTTTGCCTTTTAA
- a CDS encoding nitroreductase family protein, with the protein MKFLELNKKRHAVKDFNDKEVDIKDIRTAIEIATLAPSANNIQPWKFVIVKDKKEALSEGLPASNKLQLEKAQYVIALFSDTDLSQRSRKIARIGSKSLPDDLIGYYMETLPPRFAAFDQQTKGEYLALNSGIVAMNLVLALTDQKISSNIILSFDKSKPNSVLAIDERFRPELLITVGYSDDIPEPSYRLPVDDIIELR; encoded by the coding sequence ATGAAATTTCTAGAGTTAAATAAAAAAAGACATGCTGTTAAAGACTTTAATGACAAAGAAGTTGATATCAAAGATATTAGAACAGCAATTGAAATTGCAACTTTGGCTCCAAGTGCCAATAACATCCAACCTTGGAAATTTGTGATTGTTAAAGATAAGAAAGAAGCACTTTCTGAAGGCTTACCAGCTTCAAACAAGTTGCAACTTGAAAAAGCACAGTATGTCATTGCTCTTTTTTCAGATACAGATCTCAGTCAAAGATCTCGAAAAATTGCAAGAATTGGTAGTAAGTCTTTACCAGATGATTTGATTGGCTACTATATGGAGACACTACCTCCACGTTTTGCTGCCTTTGATCAGCAAACAAAAGGAGAGTATTTGGCACTTAATTCTGGTATTGTAGCTATGAATTTGGTTCTAGCTTTGACTGATCAAAAGATAAGTTCCAATATTATTTTAAGCTTTGATAAGTCAAAACCAAACAGTGTTTTAGCTATTGATGAGCGTTTTCGTCCAGAACTCTTGATAACAGTTGGTTACTCTGATGATATACCAGAACCAAGTTATCGATTACCTGTTGATGATATTATTGAATTGAGATAA
- the rpiA gene encoding ribose-5-phosphate isomerase RpiA encodes MEELKKIAGVKAAQFVKNGMTIGLGTGSTAYYFVEEIGRRVNEEGLEVVGVTTSSRTTRQAKSLGIPLKSVDDIDSIDVTVDGADEVDKAFNGIKGGGGALLMEKIVATPTKEYIWVVDESKMVEHLGAFKLPVEVVQYGAKRLYRQFEKAGYKPQFREQDDKRFITDMDNYIIDLDLGKIEDPIAFANELDHTVGVVEHGLFNQMVNKVIVAGKDGVNVLEAK; translated from the coding sequence ATGGAAGAACTAAAAAAAATTGCTGGTGTTAAAGCTGCGCAATTTGTAAAAAACGGTATGACCATTGGTCTTGGTACTGGTTCAACGGCCTACTATTTTGTTGAGGAAATAGGTCGTCGTGTTAATGAAGAAGGACTAGAAGTTGTGGGGGTAACCACTTCTAGTCGTACAACTAGACAAGCAAAAAGTCTAGGAATTCCTTTGAAATCCGTAGATGATATTGATAGTATAGATGTCACAGTTGATGGCGCAGATGAAGTTGATAAAGCATTCAATGGTATTAAAGGTGGTGGCGGAGCCCTTTTAATGGAAAAAATTGTGGCTACACCAACTAAAGAATATATTTGGGTAGTTGATGAGTCTAAAATGGTTGAGCATTTAGGAGCATTTAAATTACCTGTTGAAGTGGTTCAATATGGAGCAAAACGTCTTTATCGACAATTTGAAAAAGCTGGTTATAAGCCTCAATTTAGAGAACAAGATGATAAGCGTTTTATCACTGACATGGATAATTATATTATTGACTTAGATCTTGGAAAGATTGAAGATCCTATCGCTTTTGCAAATGAACTTGATCATACAGTTGGTGTTGTTGAACATGGACTTTTCAATCAAATGGTAAATAAAGTCATTGTCGCTGGAAAAGATGGTGTCAATGTCTTGGAAGCAAAATAA
- a CDS encoding NAD-dependent succinate-semialdehyde dehydrogenase, translating to MAYKTIYPYTNEVLHEFENTSDETLETVLEASHQLYKKWRQEDHLAERQEQLHQVASLLRRDRDKYAELMTKDMGKLFTEAQGEVDLCADIADYYADNAEKFLKSVPLETDSGQAYYLKQSTGVILAVEPWNFPYYQIMRVFAPNFIVGNPMVLKHASICPASAQAFEELVLEAGAEKGAFTNLFVSYDQVSTVIADKRVAGVCLTGSERGGASIAQEAGKQLKKTTLELGGNDAFIILDDADWDKLESVLFYARLYNAGQVCTSSKRFIVLEKDYDRFLELITKIFKTAKWGDPMDPETTLAPLSSAQAKQDILDQIQLALDNGARLVYGNETIDHPGNFVMPTILTDIKEDNPIFHQEIFGPVASVYKVASEEEAIALANNSNYGLGGTVFSSNPEHAEAVSAKVETGMSFINSGWASLPELPFGGIKNSGYGRELSELGFTAFVNEHLVYTPK from the coding sequence ATGGCTTATAAAACAATTTACCCTTATACGAATGAAGTCTTACACGAATTTGAAAATACTTCAGATGAAACATTAGAAACAGTATTAGAAGCTAGCCACCAACTCTATAAAAAATGGCGTCAAGAAGACCACTTAGCAGAACGTCAAGAACAACTTCATCAAGTAGCTAGTCTACTTAGACGAGACCGTGACAAATATGCAGAGCTGATGACAAAAGACATGGGAAAACTCTTCACAGAAGCCCAAGGCGAAGTTGATTTATGTGCAGACATCGCAGATTATTATGCTGATAATGCTGAAAAATTCCTAAAATCAGTTCCACTAGAAACGGATAGTGGACAAGCCTATTATTTGAAACAATCAACTGGTGTTATCTTAGCTGTTGAGCCATGGAATTTCCCTTATTACCAAATCATGCGTGTCTTTGCGCCAAACTTTATTGTTGGTAATCCAATGGTCTTGAAACACGCTTCTATTTGTCCAGCATCAGCACAAGCTTTTGAAGAATTAGTTTTAGAAGCAGGCGCTGAAAAAGGAGCATTCACTAATTTGTTTGTTTCTTATGATCAAGTATCAACTGTTATTGCTGACAAACGTGTTGCTGGCGTTTGTTTGACTGGTTCTGAACGTGGTGGCGCAAGCATCGCTCAAGAAGCCGGAAAACAATTGAAAAAAACGACACTTGAATTAGGTGGTAATGATGCTTTCATCATTTTGGATGATGCTGATTGGGACAAATTAGAATCTGTATTATTCTACGCAAGATTATACAATGCTGGTCAAGTTTGTACTTCTTCAAAACGATTTATAGTACTTGAAAAAGATTATGACCGTTTCTTAGAATTGATTACCAAAATTTTTAAGACAGCTAAATGGGGTGACCCTATGGATCCAGAAACAACCTTAGCACCTTTATCATCAGCACAAGCTAAACAAGATATTTTAGATCAAATTCAACTTGCTTTGGATAATGGTGCAAGATTAGTTTATGGTAATGAAACGATTGATCATCCAGGTAATTTTGTCATGCCAACAATTTTAACAGACATTAAAGAAGACAATCCTATTTTCCATCAAGAGATTTTTGGACCTGTCGCTTCTGTTTACAAAGTAGCCTCTGAAGAAGAAGCAATTGCACTTGCTAACAATTCTAACTATGGTTTAGGTGGTACTGTTTTTAGTAGTAATCCAGAACATGCTGAAGCTGTATCTGCTAAAGTTGAAACAGGAATGAGCTTTATCAATTCAGGTTGGGCAAGTCTTCCAGAATTACCATTTGGAGGTATCAAAAATTCTGGTTATGGACGTGAATTAAGTGAACTTGGTTTCACAGCATTTGTGAATGAACATCTTGTATACACTCCAAAATAG
- a CDS encoding DeoR/GlpR family DNA-binding transcription regulator, whose amino-acid sequence MEDFLSRERFKSSKRGASLAQWHVEKTLNFRNEHLEEKQSIARYAMQMIEGNHSLILDNGTTTLATCKYLNTMPSMDIFTTSLDITNHLNGDLHQVFLTGGRKREKNMAMIGHWTQQILKSIHVDVCLLGTTGILDANGPTSHSYQELTIKQTIMEQSDLVYLLADSSKFQEKGLHEYAKWSNIDAIITDQQLPSEIYQKLVQKVPIYIVGDI is encoded by the coding sequence TTGGAAGATTTCCTTTCTAGGGAGAGATTCAAGAGTTCAAAAAGGGGTGCATCTCTTGCACAGTGGCATGTTGAAAAAACACTAAATTTTAGAAATGAACATTTAGAAGAAAAACAGTCAATTGCTCGTTATGCTATGCAAATGATAGAAGGTAATCACAGCCTCATTTTAGATAATGGAACCACTACTCTAGCTACTTGTAAGTATTTAAACACTATGCCATCTATGGATATCTTTACCACATCACTAGACATCACAAATCATCTTAATGGTGATTTACATCAAGTTTTTTTGACTGGTGGTCGAAAAAGGGAAAAAAATATGGCAATGATTGGACATTGGACACAGCAAATTTTAAAATCCATACATGTTGATGTCTGTCTTTTAGGAACAACTGGTATACTTGATGCAAATGGTCCAACCTCACATTCATATCAGGAGTTAACCATTAAACAAACCATAATGGAGCAAAGTGATTTAGTTTATCTTTTAGCTGATAGCTCAAAGTTTCAAGAAAAAGGTTTACATGAATATGCTAAATGGAGTAATATTGATGCAATCATCACAGACCAGCAATTACCTTCAGAAATTTACCAAAAATTAGTCCAAAAGGTCCCAATTTATATTGTAGGAGATATTTAA
- the mnmE gene encoding tRNA uridine-5-carboxymethylaminomethyl(34) synthesis GTPase MnmE, with protein sequence MNITKEFDTITAISTPLGEGAIGIVRLSGTNALDIAQRVFKGKNLKTVDSHTINYGHVIDPKTNEILDEVMVTVMLAPKTFTREDVIEINTHGGIAVTNEILQLLIKNGARMAEPGEFTKRAFLNGRVDLTQAEAIMDIIRAKTDKAMNVAVKQLDGSLYQLINDTRQEILNTLAQVEVNIDYPEYDDVEEMTTQLLKEKTLEFQNLLENLLKTAKRGKILREGLSTAIIGRPNVGKSSLLNNLLREDKAIVTDIEGTTRDVIEEYVNIKGVPLKLVDTAGIRDTDDLVEKIGVERSKKALMDADLVLLVLNASEKLTKQDKELLELSKDSNRIILLNKTDLPQVIEKELLPDDLIPISVLKNENINLIEENINQLFFDNAEMIEKDATYLSNARHISLIEQALDSLSAVNEGLAMGMPVDLLQVDLTRTWEILGEITGDAAPDELITKLFSQFCLGK encoded by the coding sequence ATGAATATTACAAAAGAATTTGACACGATTACAGCCATTTCCACACCTCTTGGCGAAGGGGCTATTGGTATTGTTCGTCTCTCAGGAACAAATGCCTTAGACATTGCACAACGTGTCTTTAAAGGCAAAAATTTAAAAACAGTTGATTCACATACTATTAATTATGGACATGTTATTGATCCAAAAACGAACGAAATTTTAGATGAAGTAATGGTTACTGTCATGTTGGCTCCCAAAACCTTTACAAGAGAAGATGTTATTGAAATAAACACACATGGTGGAATTGCTGTTACCAACGAAATCCTTCAATTATTGATCAAAAATGGTGCTCGGATGGCTGAGCCTGGTGAATTTACTAAAAGAGCTTTTTTAAATGGCCGCGTTGACTTAACACAAGCTGAAGCTATCATGGATATTATTAGAGCAAAAACTGATAAAGCCATGAATGTCGCTGTTAAGCAATTGGATGGGTCACTATATCAACTTATAAATGACACTAGACAAGAGATTCTTAATACTTTAGCTCAAGTTGAAGTCAATATTGATTATCCTGAATATGATGATGTCGAAGAAATGACAACTCAACTTCTAAAAGAAAAGACACTAGAATTTCAAAATCTACTTGAAAATCTTTTAAAAACAGCTAAAAGAGGAAAAATATTACGAGAAGGACTCTCGACTGCTATTATTGGACGACCTAATGTCGGTAAATCCAGCCTCTTAAATAATCTTTTAAGAGAGGATAAAGCTATCGTCACTGACATCGAAGGAACGACACGCGATGTCATAGAAGAATATGTCAATATCAAGGGAGTCCCACTAAAATTAGTTGATACTGCTGGTATTCGTGATACAGATGACCTTGTTGAAAAAATTGGTGTCGAACGCTCTAAAAAAGCACTCATGGATGCAGATCTTGTATTATTAGTTTTAAACGCTTCTGAAAAATTGACAAAACAAGATAAAGAATTACTAGAACTAAGTAAAGACAGTAATCGCATTATCCTTTTGAATAAAACAGATCTTCCACAAGTTATTGAAAAAGAATTATTACCAGATGATCTTATTCCAATATCAGTATTAAAAAATGAAAACATTAATCTGATAGAAGAGAACATTAACCAACTTTTCTTTGATAATGCAGAAATGATCGAAAAAGATGCTACTTATCTTTCAAATGCAAGACATATTTCTCTCATTGAGCAAGCACTTGATAGTCTTTCAGCTGTTAATGAAGGCTTAGCGATGGGAATGCCAGTCGATCTCCTTCAGGTTGATTTAACGAGAACTTGGGAAATTTTAGGAGAAATTACTGGAGATGCTGCACCTGATGAATTAATCACCAAACTCTTTAGTCAATTTTGTCTTGGAAAATAA